The Deinococcus sedimenti genome segment CGACCTGTACTGGCTGCACGCCTGGGACGGCGTGACCCCTGCCGAGGAGATCCTCAGCAGCCTGTCGGCCCTGGTGCACGCCGGCACCATCCGGTATTACGGCCTGTCGAACGTGCCCGCGTGGCTGATGACCCGCGTCGCGACCCTCGCGCAGGTGCATGGTCTCCCTGGACCGGTCGCCGTGCAACTGCAGTACTCCCTGGTGGACCGCACCGCCGAGCTTGAACACGTGCCCGCCGCGCGCGCACTGGGGCTGGGCGTCGTGCCGTGGAGTCCACTGGCCGGCGGGTTCCTGACCGGCACCTACCGCCAGGAGGACGCCGGCCCCGCCGGTCAGGGCCGCCTCAGCGGAGCCAACCCCTTCGGCGACTCGAAATTCACGCCGCACAACTGGCGAGTCCTGGACGCACTCCGGGCCGTCTCGGCCGACCTGGGCGAACCACCCGCCCGGGTCGCGCTCGCGTGGCTGCGTCATCAGCCGGGCGTCACGTCACCCATCGTCGGCGCCCGGCACACCGGGCAGCTGACCGATCACCTGGTGTCCCTCTCGGTGACGCTCACGCCAGCGCACCTGGATCAGCTGAACGAGGCCAGCACCCCTGGCGGCGCCCACGGCACCTGGGATGTCATGAAGCGCGCCGTATTTGGGGGTCCGTCCATCCAGGGCTGGCGCTGACAGCGCCGTTCAGTTCCGTTGAAGGGCCAGCGGCACGCCCCTCAACTCCGCGTCCACCCGCTGTCCTGCTCAGATGCTCGCTTCGCTCGATTCAGAGGTCTTGAGGGCTACCCTCAAGACCTCTGAACTCTGCTGTGACAACCGCTGTCAGAACTTCGGGAACCGGGTCAGGCGGAATGGCGTTTCCGGGATGCCGCCCTGCAGTTTGTTCAGCTGGCCCTGCACGACGATCAGGTCACGGCCGATGGCCGCCAGGGTCGTGGGGAAGCGCAGGCCCATCAGGGGCTCCTCGGCGACGACCGTGCCGCGGGTGGAGTCGGCGTTCAGCGTGACCTTGGTGACGACCTGTTCGGCGTTTCGGACCACGTACAGCGTGCGTCCGTCGAGCAGCAGGCCGTCGCCGCGGGTCAGGCCGGTCATGACTCGCGTGACCGCGCGGGTGCGCAGATCAATGCGCCACAGGTCCCCGGTGTTCAGCTGCACGGTCAGCAGCGCCCGCCCGTCGGGCGTCGCGACAATCCCGTTCAGGTTGATGCCGGGCGCGTAGCGGATCGGCGTGCCGGTCAGGTCCAGCCACGCGCTGAGTTTCAGGTCCGGCGTGACCCGGAAGATCACCGGCCGGCTGGAATCCGTGACGTACACGTGACCGTCCGGCGCGGGGGTCAGGTCGTTCACGTAGGCGTTCGGGGATTTCGGGGTGGTGAGGATCGCCACGGGGAACCCGTCGGGCCGCAGGACGCTGACCGTCCCGCTGGCACCTCCGGCCGCCCACACGCGGCCCTGCGCGTCGACTTTCAGGCCCAGCGCGGAGGCGCGGCCCTGCCCGCCCCCTTCCGCGAAGCGGGTGACGGCGCCGCTGGCGAGATTCACGGCGTAGATGGTGCCCGTGGCGGCGCTGCCGGTGTACGCCACGCCGCGGGCGGCATCGACGGCCACGCCCTCAGGGAAGTCCTGTGGGCCGGGGAGCGGGTAGTCGCGGACGCTGAACGCGTCGCGGGTGATCACGCCGCAGCGTTCGCGGGCGCCGCTGCGGCCGGCCGGGTCGCTGCGGTAGTCGTCAGGCTGCGCGTGAATGACCAGCGAACGGTTCAGGATGCCCGCCTGACCGGTCAGGCTGAGTTTGTCGGTGCTGAAGGTCGCCTGTCCGCGGCCGTCCGCGCCGACCGTCAGCATGGGCAGGTCGCCGCCGTGCCCGACGGTGTTGTCGGCCTGCGGATGGTCGTGGTTACGGCTCTGTCCCGGGTCGAAGTGCCCACCGGCCCCACCGAACGGGACGGTGGTGTTCGTCGCGGCGTCCACGCCGGGCGTGCAGCGTCCGTTCTCGTGAACGTGCATGCCGTGCTGGCCGGGCTGCAGGCCGCTGACGTTCACGGTGACGCGCACGCCGGGACCGACCTGCTGGAACGTGGCCGTGCCGAGCACCTGACCGGCCGGGTCGCGCAGTGCGGCGGTGGCGGACAGGGGCGTGGAGGCGGGCGCCAGGGCGGGCGTGGACGCGCCGCCGGCGGTGGCCGCGGCACTCAGCAGTGCGGCGCCGAGCAGGGCGGAGTGCAGTCGGGTGCGCATGTCAGTTGCCTCCGGTGTACAGGACGCGGTACAGGACGCCACTCTGGTCGTCGGTGAACAGCAGGCTGCCGTCGGTGTACGTGGCGACGCCCGCCACCCGCCCGAACTGCTTCCAGGTGTCGCCGTCCTGATACACGAAGCCGGTGATGAACGGTTCGATCCGTTCGGGCCGGTTCTGGTCATTGAACACGACGCGCGCGATCTCGTATCCGCTGGGTTCCGTGCGGTTCCACGATCCGCGGAAGGCGATGAACGCGTCGTTGCGGTACTCGGCAGGGAACTGCGTGCCGGTGTAGTAGTTCAGGGCGATCGCGGCGGCGTGCGCGGTGTACGTGAGGGCGCTGCCCTGCGTGCCGGCGCAGTACTCGGCCTTGGTGACCTTGCCGGGGATATTGCCGACGTTCACGTACGGGTCGGGCTGCCGGTCGCCGTAACAGAACGGCCAGCCGTAGTTCTTGCCGCGCTCGATGACGTTCAGCTCCTCGGGTGGGATGGTGTCGCCGTGCCAGTCGCTGCCCTGGTCCGCGCCGTACAGCACGCCGCTTACCGGGTGCCAGCCGAAGCCGATGGTGTGGCGCAGGCCCCGGGCGTAGATTTCGCGGGTGGTGCCGTCCGGGCTGACGCGCAGCATGGTCGCCTCTTCCGGATTGGGCGTGGGGGCGTCGTTGTTCGTCGATCCGAAACTAGCGTACAGGAAGCCGTCCGGACCCCATTTGATGGTCCGCGCCGGGTGCTGCCCCGCGTCGGGGAACCCGTCGGCGAAGACGCGCGGGACGCTCAGGGTGCCGTTTGCGGCGATGTCCATCACCCAGATGGTCTTCTCGCCCACGACGTACAGTTTGCCGTCGCGGACATCGAGACCGTGGGCGAGTTTGAGGTTCTGCGCCACCTGACGGCGTTCGGTCGCGCTGATCAGTCCGTCCCGGTTGGAGTCCTTGAGGTACCACACGTCGCCCTGCGCGCGGCGCGTGAGGTACAGGCCGCCGTCCGGCATGACATGCAGCATGCGGGCGTTGCCCAGGCCGGTCGCCATGACCTTGAGCGTGAATCCGGCCGGGACGTTCAGCCGCGCCAGTTGATCTGCCGTGAATTCCAGCGGGGTGGGTTCGTTGCGCGTGGCCGTGACCGTGACGGGCGGCTCACCGGGCGCGATGGGGCGGGGGGTGGGTGGGGCGGTCTGGGCCAGTGCGGCGCCGCTCAGCAGCGCGGCGCCCAGCAGTCGGGTCAGGGTCTTCATCGGGAACCTCGGTCGGGAAGGGGAACGGTCCATTGGGGACCGTGTGGGCGGACCAGCGGGGGCGGAACCGGTGTGCGCTTCACCGCATGCTCCGCGTCGCTCAGGGCAGGCGCAGGGCGAAGGCGCGCATGGCCTGTGCGGCAGCGGCGGCCTTCTCGAAGGTCGCGGCGTGACCGGCGCCGGGAATCAGCACGAGCTGACTGCCGGGGGTGTTCATCTGCATCTTCATGCCCACCTCGGGCGGGGTGAGGTTGTCCTCGGCGCCGAACAGGTACAGGGTCGGCACGCGGATGGTCGGCAGGACCGGGTTGGCGTCCGGCCGGTTGGCGAGGGCCGTCGCGCCACCCACCGCGCCGTTCAGGCTGGCCTGCCGGACGAGACTGCCCAGGTGGGCCACCTGATTGGGCATGGTCATGCGGCTCTGGCCGGTGAGCATCCGTGGCATGAGGATGTCGACGAGGCTGGCCACGCCCTTCTCCTGCGCCTGCTGCGCCGTGCCCAGCCAGTTGGCCTTCTCGGCGACGCCACTGGGATCGGCGGTGGTGTCGATGAAGATCATCCCGCGGAACCGCTCGGGGGCCATCTTGTACATCTGGAACAGCGTCATGCCGCCCATGCTCATGCCGCCGGCGACCACGCGGTCGAGCTTCAGGGCGTCCATGAAGCCCAGCATGGTGCTGGCGTAGTTCTCGAT includes the following:
- a CDS encoding PQQ-dependent sugar dehydrogenase, with translation MKTLTRLLGAALLSGAALAQTAPPTPRPIAPGEPPVTVTATRNEPTPLEFTADQLARLNVPAGFTLKVMATGLGNARMLHVMPDGGLYLTRRAQGDVWYLKDSNRDGLISATERRQVAQNLKLAHGLDVRDGKLYVVGEKTIWVMDIAANGTLSVPRVFADGFPDAGQHPARTIKWGPDGFLYASFGSTNNDAPTPNPEEATMLRVSPDGTTREIYARGLRHTIGFGWHPVSGVLYGADQGSDWHGDTIPPEELNVIERGKNYGWPFCYGDRQPDPYVNVGNIPGKVTKAEYCAGTQGSALTYTAHAAAIALNYYTGTQFPAEYRNDAFIAFRGSWNRTEPSGYEIARVVFNDQNRPERIEPFITGFVYQDGDTWKQFGRVAGVATYTDGSLLFTDDQSGVLYRVLYTGGN
- a CDS encoding alpha/beta fold hydrolase — protein: MNRTLLTLSLLLSGAALAGGADTADRGTVTVNGSTVFYKATGAGQPLILIHGYPLSGELFKNNRDLLARHFRVITVDLPGFGLSRAPSAEASIENYASTMLGFMDALKLDRVVAGGMSMGGMTLFQMYKMAPERFRGMIFIDTTADPSGVAEKANWLGTAQQAQEKGVASLVDILMPRMLTGQSRMTMPNQVAHLGSLVRQASLNGAVGGATALANRPDANPVLPTIRVPTLYLFGAEDNLTPPEVGMKMQMNTPGSQLVLIPGAGHAATFEKAAAAAQAMRAFALRLP
- a CDS encoding superoxide dismutase family protein yields the protein MRTRLHSALLGAALLSAAATAGGASTPALAPASTPLSATAALRDPAGQVLGTATFQQVGPGVRVTVNVSGLQPGQHGMHVHENGRCTPGVDAATNTTVPFGGAGGHFDPGQSRNHDHPQADNTVGHGGDLPMLTVGADGRGQATFSTDKLSLTGQAGILNRSLVIHAQPDDYRSDPAGRSGARERCGVITRDAFSVRDYPLPGPQDFPEGVAVDAARGVAYTGSAATGTIYAVNLASGAVTRFAEGGGQGRASALGLKVDAQGRVWAAGGASGTVSVLRPDGFPVAILTTPKSPNAYVNDLTPAPDGHVYVTDSSRPVIFRVTPDLKLSAWLDLTGTPIRYAPGINLNGIVATPDGRALLTVQLNTGDLWRIDLRTRAVTRVMTGLTRGDGLLLDGRTLYVVRNAEQVVTKVTLNADSTRGTVVAEEPLMGLRFPTTLAAIGRDLIVVQGQLNKLQGGIPETPFRLTRFPKF
- a CDS encoding aldo/keto reductase, whose translation is MTLTADRSLGRSGLIVSPFALGTMTFGTPRWGSSDEQAAAVFDQYVDAGGNWIDTADVYAAGRSEELTGQLIRERGLRDHVVLATKFSFSGQRGNPNASGNGRQNLHRALGGSLRRLGTDHIDLYWLHAWDGVTPAEEILSSLSALVHAGTIRYYGLSNVPAWLMTRVATLAQVHGLPGPVAVQLQYSLVDRTAELEHVPAARALGLGVVPWSPLAGGFLTGTYRQEDAGPAGQGRLSGANPFGDSKFTPHNWRVLDALRAVSADLGEPPARVALAWLRHQPGVTSPIVGARHTGQLTDHLVSLSVTLTPAHLDQLNEASTPGGAHGTWDVMKRAVFGGPSIQGWR